The Stenotrophomonas maltophilia genome includes a region encoding these proteins:
- the rpoH gene encoding RNA polymerase sigma factor RpoH, translating to MSQNTSAALVANNLPIPSALGSLDAYIGAVHQIPVLSVDDEQDLARRFRDGNDLDAARELVHSHLRFVVHVARGYNGYGLALGDLIQEGNIGLMKAVKRFDPDMGVRLVSFAVHWIRAEMHEFILKNWRIVKVATTKAQRKLFFNLRKSKTRLGWMNAAEVSAVAKDLKVSEREVMEMESRLSGRDIGFDAPTDEDNEHAPPSPAAFLVADDEDPSMAYEREDSEDNQMQLLREGLAELDARSRDIIRRRWLDADSKVTLQELADEYGVSAERIRQVEANALKKMKALFTA from the coding sequence ATGAGCCAGAACACCTCTGCTGCCCTTGTGGCAAACAATCTCCCGATTCCCAGTGCGCTCGGTTCGCTGGACGCCTACATCGGTGCCGTGCACCAGATCCCGGTGCTGTCGGTCGATGACGAACAGGACCTGGCCCGTCGCTTCCGCGACGGCAACGATCTGGACGCCGCCCGCGAGCTGGTGCACTCGCACCTGCGCTTCGTGGTGCACGTGGCCCGCGGTTACAACGGCTACGGCCTTGCCCTGGGCGATCTGATCCAGGAAGGCAACATCGGCCTGATGAAGGCGGTCAAGCGCTTCGACCCGGACATGGGCGTGCGCCTGGTCTCCTTCGCCGTGCACTGGATCCGTGCAGAGATGCACGAGTTCATCCTGAAGAACTGGCGCATCGTGAAGGTCGCCACCACCAAGGCGCAGCGCAAGCTGTTCTTCAACCTGCGCAAGTCGAAGACGCGCCTGGGCTGGATGAACGCGGCGGAAGTGAGCGCGGTGGCCAAGGACCTGAAGGTGTCCGAGCGCGAGGTCATGGAAATGGAGTCGCGCCTGTCCGGCCGCGATATCGGTTTCGACGCGCCGACCGACGAGGACAACGAACACGCACCGCCGTCGCCGGCTGCGTTCCTGGTTGCCGATGACGAAGACCCGTCGATGGCCTACGAGCGCGAGGACAGCGAAGACAACCAGATGCAGCTGCTGCGCGAAGGCCTGGCGGAACTGGATGCCCGCTCGCGCGACATCATCCGCCGTCGCTGGCTGGACGCCGACAGCAAGGTGACGCTGCAGGAGCTGGCCGACGAGTACGGCGTGTCGGCCGAGCGCATCCGCCAGGTTGAGGCGAACGCGCTGAAGAAGATGAAGGCGCTGTTCACCGCGTAA
- a CDS encoding type II toxin-antitoxin system RelE/ParE family toxin, which translates to MSRVFRTRSFNRSTRRSSLTDRALCRAVVEMRQGLIDADIGGGLLKKRVALPGRGKRGSARVIVATKVGRYWFFLFCYEKSARATISSAERDALQLYASEFLGMSPAQLDRAVICGELREICHDKDG; encoded by the coding sequence ATGTCACGTGTCTTCCGCACCCGAAGCTTCAACCGCAGTACACGACGTTCTTCACTGACCGATAGAGCCTTGTGCCGCGCGGTGGTGGAAATGCGTCAAGGACTGATTGATGCAGACATAGGGGGCGGCCTTCTCAAAAAGCGAGTTGCGCTGCCGGGCCGCGGAAAGCGCGGTAGCGCCCGCGTTATTGTCGCAACCAAGGTGGGGCGCTACTGGTTCTTTCTCTTCTGCTACGAGAAGAGCGCGCGCGCGACCATCAGTAGTGCGGAACGGGATGCCCTTCAGCTGTATGCGTCTGAGTTCTTGGGAATGAGCCCTGCACAGTTGGACAGGGCAGTTATCTGCGGAGAACTGCGGGAGATTTGCCATGACAAAGACGGTTGA
- the purD gene encoding phosphoribosylamine--glycine ligase — protein MKILVIGSGGREHALAWKLAQSSRVTEVIVAPGNAGTASEDKCRNVAVKVTDIDGLLALAQAEGVALTVVGPEVPLVAGVVDRFRAAGLRIFGPTAAAAQLEGSKAYAKDFLARHNIPTAFYAVHTDVDAALAYIREKGAPIVVKADGLAAGKGVIVAMTMAEAEDAVRDMLSGNAFGDAGARVVIEEFLDGEEASFISMVDGVHALPMATSQDHKRVGDGDTGPNTGGMGAYSPAPVVTPEVHARVMREVVNPTVQGMIADGIPFTGFLYAGLMIDASGAPKVIEFNVRFGDPETQPVMLRLQSDLVELVEAAIDGRLDQVEAQWDVRPSLGVVLAARPYPEAPITGDVISGLDDVPASAKVFHAGTALDAQGHVVSAGGRVLCVAALGDSVRDAQATAYAGVAKVTWANEFHRNDIGWRAIAREG, from the coding sequence ATGAAGATCCTCGTCATCGGCTCTGGCGGCCGCGAACACGCCCTGGCATGGAAGCTGGCCCAGTCCTCCCGTGTCACCGAAGTGATCGTGGCACCCGGCAACGCCGGCACCGCCAGCGAAGACAAGTGCCGCAACGTGGCGGTGAAAGTCACCGACATCGACGGTCTGCTGGCGCTGGCCCAGGCCGAAGGCGTGGCACTGACCGTGGTCGGCCCTGAAGTACCGCTGGTGGCCGGCGTGGTAGACCGCTTCCGCGCCGCCGGCCTGCGCATCTTCGGGCCGACCGCCGCCGCCGCGCAGCTGGAAGGCAGCAAGGCCTACGCCAAGGACTTCCTGGCCCGCCACAACATCCCCACCGCGTTCTACGCCGTGCACACCGACGTGGACGCCGCCCTGGCCTACATCCGCGAGAAGGGCGCGCCGATCGTGGTCAAGGCCGATGGCCTGGCCGCCGGCAAGGGCGTGATCGTGGCGATGACCATGGCCGAAGCCGAGGACGCGGTACGTGACATGCTCTCGGGCAACGCGTTCGGCGATGCCGGTGCGCGCGTGGTGATCGAGGAATTCCTCGACGGCGAGGAAGCCAGCTTCATTTCGATGGTGGACGGCGTGCATGCGCTGCCGATGGCCACCTCGCAGGACCACAAGCGCGTCGGCGACGGCGATACCGGCCCGAACACCGGCGGCATGGGCGCCTATTCGCCGGCCCCGGTGGTGACGCCGGAGGTGCATGCACGGGTGATGCGCGAGGTGGTGAACCCCACCGTGCAGGGCATGATCGCCGACGGCATCCCGTTCACCGGCTTCCTCTACGCCGGCCTGATGATCGATGCCAGTGGCGCGCCGAAGGTGATCGAATTCAACGTGCGCTTTGGCGACCCGGAAACGCAGCCGGTGATGCTGCGCCTGCAGTCGGACCTGGTCGAGCTGGTGGAAGCGGCCATCGATGGCCGCCTGGACCAGGTCGAAGCGCAGTGGGACGTGCGCCCGTCGCTGGGCGTGGTGCTGGCGGCCAGGCCGTACCCGGAAGCGCCGATCACCGGTGACGTGATTTCCGGCCTGGACGACGTGCCGGCCAGTGCCAAGGTGTTCCATGCGGGGACTGCATTGGACGCGCAGGGCCACGTGGTCAGTGCCGGCGGTCGCGTGCTGTGCGTGGCCGCACTGGGCGACAGCGTGCGCGACGCGCAGGCCACTGCCTATGCCGGGGTGGCCAAGGTGACCTGGGCCAACGAGTTCCACCGCAACGACATCGGCTGGCGCGCGATCGCACGCGAGGGGTGA
- the trxA gene encoding thioredoxin, whose translation MSDKVVHVGDADFDSAVLNSKEPVLVDFWAEWCGPCKMIAPALDELADAYQGRAKIAKVNVDHNRALAAKYHVRSIPYLVVFKDGEKVGEQIGAVGKAQLAGLLDKALA comes from the coding sequence ATGAGCGACAAGGTTGTACATGTCGGCGACGCCGACTTTGATAGCGCAGTGCTGAATTCCAAGGAACCGGTGCTGGTCGATTTCTGGGCCGAATGGTGTGGCCCGTGCAAGATGATCGCCCCGGCGCTGGACGAACTGGCCGATGCCTACCAGGGCCGCGCCAAGATCGCCAAGGTCAACGTCGACCACAATCGTGCGCTGGCCGCCAAGTACCACGTGCGTTCGATCCCGTACCTGGTCGTGTTCAAGGACGGCGAGAAGGTCGGCGAGCAGATCGGTGCGGTGGGCAAGGCCCAGCTGGCCGGCCTGCTGGACAAGGCCCTGGCCTGA
- the purH gene encoding bifunctional phosphoribosylaminoimidazolecarboxamide formyltransferase/IMP cyclohydrolase, with translation MTADLLPVRRALLSVSDKTGLVELATALAARGVELLSTGGTAKAIRDAGLAVKDVADVTGFPEMMDGRVKTLHPMVHGGLLGRSGLDDAVMAEHGIGAIDLLVLNLYPFESVTAKADCTLADAVENIDIGGPAMLRSAAKNFARVAVATDPSQYAELLASLAANDGQLSAATRFAFSVAAFNRVAQYDAAISNYLSAVTATDAAVPVRAEYPAQMNSTFVKVMDLRYGENPHQSGAFYRDLYPVPGTLATFQQLQGKELSYNNLADADAAWECVRQFDAPACAIVKHANPCGVAVGAGNGDAYELAYATDPTSAFGGIIAFNKPLDAATAKVILDRQFVEVLIAPDYEPAALEYAQKKANVRVLRIPHGDGLNNFDSKRVGSGLLLQSSDNRGMTRDELKVVSKLAPTDKQFTDLLFAWKVAKFVKSNAIVYAKDNRTIGVGAGQMSRVYSARIASIKAADASLVVEGSVMASDAFFPFRDGIDAAAAAGIKAVIQPGGSMRDAEVIAAADEHGLAMVFTGVRHFRH, from the coding sequence ATGACTGCTGATCTGTTGCCCGTCCGCCGGGCCCTCCTCTCCGTTTCCGACAAGACCGGTCTGGTCGAGCTGGCCACTGCGCTGGCGGCACGCGGCGTGGAGCTGCTGTCCACCGGCGGCACTGCCAAGGCGATCCGCGATGCGGGCCTGGCCGTGAAGGACGTGGCCGACGTCACCGGCTTCCCGGAAATGATGGACGGCCGGGTCAAGACCCTGCACCCGATGGTGCACGGCGGCCTGCTGGGCCGCTCCGGCCTGGATGACGCAGTGATGGCCGAGCACGGCATCGGTGCCATCGACCTGCTGGTGCTGAACCTGTACCCGTTCGAATCTGTCACCGCCAAGGCCGACTGCACCCTGGCCGACGCGGTCGAGAACATCGACATCGGCGGCCCGGCCATGCTGCGTTCGGCGGCCAAGAACTTCGCCCGCGTGGCGGTGGCCACCGACCCGTCGCAGTACGCCGAACTGCTGGCCTCGCTGGCGGCCAACGACGGCCAACTGTCGGCCGCCACCCGCTTCGCGTTCTCGGTGGCCGCGTTCAACCGCGTCGCCCAATACGATGCGGCGATCAGCAACTACCTGTCGGCGGTCACCGCCACCGACGCCGCCGTGCCGGTGCGTGCCGAGTACCCGGCACAGATGAACTCCACCTTCGTGAAGGTGATGGATCTGCGCTACGGCGAGAACCCGCACCAGAGCGGCGCGTTCTACCGCGACCTGTACCCGGTGCCGGGCACGCTGGCCACCTTCCAGCAGCTGCAGGGCAAGGAACTGAGCTACAACAACCTGGCCGATGCCGACGCGGCGTGGGAATGCGTGCGCCAGTTCGATGCACCGGCCTGCGCCATCGTCAAGCACGCCAACCCGTGTGGCGTGGCCGTCGGTGCCGGCAACGGCGATGCCTACGAGCTGGCCTACGCCACCGACCCGACCAGCGCCTTCGGCGGCATCATCGCCTTCAACAAGCCGCTGGACGCCGCCACTGCCAAGGTGATCCTGGACCGCCAGTTCGTGGAAGTGCTGATTGCCCCAGACTACGAGCCGGCCGCGCTGGAATACGCGCAGAAGAAGGCCAACGTGCGCGTGCTGCGCATCCCGCATGGTGATGGCCTGAACAACTTCGACAGCAAGCGCGTGGGCTCGGGCCTGTTGCTGCAGTCCTCGGACAACCGCGGCATGACCCGCGACGAGCTGAAGGTGGTCAGCAAGCTGGCGCCGACCGACAAGCAGTTCACCGACCTGCTGTTCGCCTGGAAGGTGGCCAAGTTCGTGAAGTCCAACGCGATCGTCTATGCCAAGGACAACCGCACCATCGGTGTCGGTGCCGGCCAGATGAGCCGCGTTTACTCGGCCCGCATCGCCAGCATCAAGGCCGCCGACGCGAGCCTGGTGGTCGAAGGTTCGGTGATGGCCTCCGATGCGTTCTTCCCGTTCCGCGACGGCATCGATGCCGCTGCCGCCGCCGGCATCAAGGCGGTCATCCAGCCGGGCGGTTCGATGCGCGATGCCGAAGTGATCGCCGCCGCCGACGAACATGGCCTGGCGATGGTGTTCACCGGCGTGCGCCACTTCCGCCACTGA
- a CDS encoding CDP-alcohol phosphatidyltransferase family protein, with protein sequence MSIYALKGRFQDLLRPAVRGLYRLGITANTVTVAAAVVSLLVAAAVWCCAPAQPLLYLLLPLWMLLRMALNAVDGMLAREFGQQSRLGAYLNELCDVIADAALYLSLLSVPGVRPEALWLLAWTAALSEYAGVLGLMVGASRRYDGPMGKSDRAFLIGVLGLLLAFGWGGAMTVSGVAAAMAVLCVLTMINRVRRGLRETAVSSN encoded by the coding sequence ATGTCGATCTATGCATTGAAAGGACGTTTCCAGGACCTGTTGCGTCCGGCCGTGCGCGGGCTCTACCGCCTCGGCATCACCGCCAACACGGTGACCGTGGCCGCCGCCGTGGTCTCGCTGCTGGTGGCCGCGGCCGTGTGGTGCTGCGCGCCTGCCCAGCCTCTGCTGTACCTGCTGCTGCCGTTGTGGATGCTGCTGCGCATGGCGCTCAACGCCGTGGATGGCATGCTGGCGCGCGAATTCGGCCAGCAATCGCGGCTGGGCGCCTATCTGAACGAATTGTGCGATGTGATCGCCGATGCGGCGCTGTACCTGAGCCTGCTCAGCGTACCCGGCGTGCGCCCGGAGGCACTGTGGCTGCTGGCCTGGACCGCGGCGCTGAGCGAATACGCCGGCGTGCTGGGGCTGATGGTCGGGGCCAGCCGCCGCTATGACGGCCCGATGGGGAAGAGCGACCGCGCCTTCCTGATCGGCGTGCTGGGCCTGCTGCTGGCGTTCGGCTGGGGTGGTGCGATGACGGTCAGCGGCGTGGCCGCGGCCATGGCGGTGCTGTGCGTGCTGACGATGATCAATCGCGTCCGTCGCGGACTGCGGGAAACGGCGGTTTCGTCGAATTAA
- a CDS encoding response regulator, which translates to MQPQALKHLEGPATRVMVVDGSKLVRKLIADVLQRDLPGVEVIGCDSIEDAQQALAQGPVDLVTTSLTLRDGDGLALARMVREAAGQAYVPVIVVSGDAQQHLEQRRFTEYVTDYFDKALGHEALATFIRGYVQPQTIPGATILYIEDSRVVAEATKRMLERQQLNVLHVVSAEEAFTLLTAESLGRSRHRIDLVLTDVTLKGELSGRDVVQRVRVDFGYGKRRLPVLVMTGDGNPHNQTGLLQSGANDLVLKPIEERLLVTKVLFQLRLARLNDGPLIR; encoded by the coding sequence ATGCAACCGCAAGCGCTGAAGCACCTTGAAGGGCCCGCGACGCGGGTGATGGTGGTCGATGGCTCGAAGCTGGTCCGCAAGCTGATCGCCGACGTCCTGCAGCGCGACCTGCCGGGCGTGGAGGTGATCGGCTGCGACAGCATCGAGGATGCGCAGCAGGCGCTGGCGCAGGGCCCGGTGGACCTGGTGACCACCTCGCTGACCCTGCGTGATGGCGACGGCCTGGCGCTGGCGCGGATGGTCCGCGAAGCGGCCGGCCAGGCCTATGTGCCTGTGATCGTGGTGTCCGGCGATGCCCAGCAGCATCTGGAGCAGCGTCGCTTCACCGAGTACGTCACCGACTATTTCGACAAGGCGCTGGGCCACGAGGCGCTGGCGACCTTCATCCGCGGCTATGTGCAGCCGCAGACCATTCCCGGCGCGACCATCCTCTACATCGAGGACAGCCGCGTGGTGGCCGAGGCCACCAAGCGCATGCTCGAACGCCAGCAGTTGAACGTGCTGCACGTGGTCAGCGCCGAAGAGGCGTTCACCCTGCTCACCGCCGAGTCGCTGGGCCGCAGCCGCCACCGCATCGACCTGGTGCTGACCGACGTCACCCTGAAGGGCGAACTGAGCGGCCGCGACGTGGTGCAGCGCGTGCGCGTGGACTTCGGCTACGGCAAGCGCCGCCTGCCGGTGCTGGTGATGACCGGCGACGGCAACCCGCACAACCAGACCGGGCTGCTGCAGTCCGGCGCCAACGACCTGGTACTCAAGCCGATCGAAGAACGGCTGCTGGTCACCAAGGTGCTGTTCCAGCTGCGCCTGGCCCGGTTGAACGATGGACCCCTGATTCGATGA
- a CDS encoding helix-turn-helix domain-containing protein encodes MTKTVEHRRAKSAILDAVHEGAAGLYASGFIDKRRMSMYEALCLEPVPEYSSAQIRALRTSLKLSQPVFAGVLNTSVSTVRSWEQGEKKPSGPSLKLLNLIDRKGLEAVL; translated from the coding sequence ATGACAAAGACGGTTGAACATAGACGTGCAAAGAGTGCGATCCTCGATGCGGTGCATGAAGGCGCGGCGGGCCTTTACGCCAGCGGCTTCATCGACAAGCGGCGCATGAGCATGTACGAGGCGCTTTGTCTGGAGCCTGTGCCCGAATACAGCAGCGCCCAGATCCGTGCACTTCGCACGTCGTTGAAACTTAGCCAGCCGGTGTTCGCAGGTGTGCTCAACACCAGCGTTTCGACGGTCCGTAGCTGGGAACAGGGCGAGAAGAAGCCGAGCGGGCCGTCGCTGAAGCTTTTGAACCTGATTGATCGGAAGGGTCTCGAAGCAGTCCTGTAA
- the rhlB gene encoding ATP-dependent RNA helicase RhlB, whose product MSDKPLTDLTFSSFELHPALQAGLEGAGFTRCTPIQALTLPVALPGGDVAGQAQTGTGKTLAFLVAVVNRLLTRPALADRKPEDPRALILAPTRELAIQIHKDAVKFGSDLGLRFALVYGGVDYDKQRELLQQGVDVIIATPGRLIDYVKQHKVVSLHACEICVLDEADRMFDLGFIKDIRFLLRRMPERTTRQTLLFSATLSHRVLELAYEHMNEPQKLVVEAETITAARVRQRIYFPADDEKIPLLLGLLSRSEGARTMVFVNTKVFVERVARSLEKAGYRVGVLSGDVPQKKRESLLNRFQKGQLEILVATDVAARGLHIDGIKYVYNYDLPFDAEDYVHRIGRTARLGEEGDAISFACERYAMGLPDIEAYIEQKIPSEPVTKELLTPLPRPERPAPAAGEEGEDNESVGQIFREAREARAAEEERRGGGRSGGRSGGGGGGRGGRDGERSGERRSRGPRKPRAEREQGAAAPAAGAEGAAAQAPRPPRPPRAEGAPEGAVDGEHKPRKRRRRRHGRPVEGAEGVQNAAGNGASPVTPVQVVAKPVRTAADTGDSFLTRIGRKIRRMLSGS is encoded by the coding sequence ATGAGCGACAAACCGCTGACCGATTTGACCTTTTCCTCCTTCGAGCTGCACCCGGCCCTGCAGGCCGGCCTTGAAGGAGCCGGATTCACCCGCTGCACCCCGATCCAGGCGCTGACCCTGCCGGTCGCGCTGCCCGGCGGTGATGTCGCCGGCCAGGCCCAGACCGGCACCGGCAAGACCCTGGCCTTCCTGGTCGCTGTCGTGAACCGCCTGCTGACGCGTCCGGCGCTGGCCGATCGCAAGCCGGAAGATCCGCGTGCGCTGATCCTCGCCCCGACCCGCGAGCTGGCCATCCAGATCCACAAGGATGCGGTGAAGTTCGGTTCCGACCTGGGCCTGCGCTTCGCCCTGGTCTACGGCGGCGTGGATTACGACAAGCAGCGCGAGCTGCTGCAGCAGGGCGTGGACGTGATCATCGCCACCCCGGGCCGCCTGATCGACTACGTCAAGCAGCACAAGGTGGTGTCGCTGCACGCCTGCGAGATCTGCGTGCTGGACGAAGCCGACCGCATGTTCGACCTGGGCTTCATCAAGGACATCCGCTTCCTGCTGCGCCGCATGCCGGAGCGCACCACCCGCCAGACCCTGCTGTTCAGTGCCACCCTCAGCCACCGCGTGCTGGAGCTGGCCTACGAGCACATGAACGAGCCGCAGAAGCTGGTGGTCGAAGCCGAGACCATCACCGCCGCGCGCGTGCGCCAGCGCATCTACTTCCCGGCCGACGACGAGAAGATCCCGCTGCTGCTGGGCCTGCTGTCGCGCAGCGAAGGCGCGCGCACCATGGTCTTCGTCAACACCAAGGTGTTCGTCGAGCGCGTGGCGCGTTCGCTGGAAAAGGCCGGCTACCGTGTCGGCGTGCTGTCCGGCGACGTGCCGCAGAAGAAGCGCGAGAGCCTGCTCAACCGCTTCCAGAAGGGCCAGCTGGAAATCCTGGTGGCCACCGACGTGGCTGCGCGCGGCCTGCACATCGACGGCATCAAGTACGTCTACAACTACGACCTGCCGTTCGACGCCGAAGACTACGTGCATCGCATCGGCCGCACCGCGCGCCTGGGTGAAGAGGGCGACGCGATCAGCTTCGCCTGCGAGCGCTACGCCATGGGCCTGCCGGACATCGAGGCCTACATCGAGCAGAAGATTCCGTCCGAGCCGGTCACCAAGGAACTGCTGACCCCGCTGCCGCGCCCGGAACGCCCGGCACCGGCTGCAGGCGAGGAAGGCGAGGACAACGAAAGCGTCGGCCAGATCTTCCGCGAAGCGCGCGAAGCCCGCGCCGCCGAGGAAGAGCGTCGGGGCGGTGGCCGCAGTGGCGGCCGTTCCGGCGGTGGTGGTGGTGGCCGTGGTGGCCGTGACGGTGAGCGCAGCGGCGAACGCCGTTCGCGTGGCCCGCGCAAGCCACGCGCGGAACGCGAGCAGGGCGCTGCCGCGCCGGCCGCCGGTGCCGAAGGCGCCGCTGCCCAGGCCCCGCGTCCGCCGCGTCCCCCGCGTGCCGAAGGCGCACCGGAAGGTGCGGTGGACGGCGAGCACAAGCCGCGCAAGCGCCGCCGCCGTCGCCACGGTCGTCCGGTCGAGGGTGCCGAGGGCGTGCAGAACGCCGCCGGCAATGGCGCCAGCCCGGTCACGCCGGTGCAGGTGGTGGCCAAGCCGGTGCGCACGGCTGCTGATACCGGCGATTCGTTCCTGACCCGCATCGGCCGCAAGATCCGCCGGATGCTGTCGGGCAGCTGA
- the ung gene encoding uracil-DNA glycosylase, whose translation MIDEVADTPTIQLEPSWKQHVGDYLLQPQMRELSSFLRQRKASGAAVFPPGPQIFAAFDATPFEQVKVVILGQDPYHGRGQAHGLSFSVPPGVPVPPSLLNIYKEIESDLGIPRPDHGCLIPWAQRGVLLLNAVLTVEEGKAGAHQGRGWEGFTDHVVDVLNREREGLVFMLWGAYAQQKGKVIDTRRHRVLKAPHPSPLSAHRGFLGCRHFSMANEYLQRRGQAPIDWSLPPRSVL comes from the coding sequence ATGATTGATGAAGTAGCGGACACCCCGACGATCCAGCTGGAACCGAGCTGGAAGCAGCATGTCGGCGATTACCTCCTGCAGCCGCAGATGCGCGAGCTGTCCAGCTTCCTGCGCCAGCGCAAGGCCAGTGGCGCGGCGGTATTCCCGCCCGGCCCGCAGATCTTCGCCGCGTTCGACGCCACGCCATTCGAGCAGGTGAAGGTGGTGATCCTCGGCCAGGACCCGTACCACGGCCGTGGCCAGGCGCATGGCCTGAGTTTCTCGGTGCCGCCGGGCGTGCCGGTGCCGCCGTCGCTGCTGAACATCTACAAGGAGATCGAGAGCGATCTCGGTATCCCGCGCCCGGACCACGGCTGCCTGATCCCGTGGGCGCAACGCGGCGTGCTGCTGCTCAATGCCGTGCTGACGGTGGAGGAGGGCAAGGCCGGCGCACACCAGGGCCGTGGCTGGGAGGGCTTCACCGATCACGTGGTGGACGTGCTCAACCGCGAACGCGAAGGCTTGGTGTTCATGCTCTGGGGTGCCTACGCGCAGCAGAAGGGCAAGGTCATTGATACCCGTCGCCATCGCGTTCTGAAGGCCCCGCATCCGTCGCCGCTGTCGGCCCATCGTGGCTTCCTCGGCTGCCGCCATTTCTCGATGGCCAACGAGTACCTGCAGCGTCGCGGCCAGGCCCCGATCGACTGGTCGCTGCCGCCGCGCTCGGTGCTCTGA
- the ftsX gene encoding permease-like cell division protein FtsX, whose amino-acid sequence MAKNENSEAAAPSRVGVWFQHHAHSVVFSLGRACRKPWATLLTVMVMALALALPLGLSIALDNLKQFAGSVQQSRDINVFLKGNVDGPGALRLAGQLRDRDDVAEVIVRTPEQGLQELRDAGLGEAIDALNDNPLPSLLVITPGQGKDDARLARALESLPEADLVQHDALWRQRLDAWLAFGARLVQVLSVLLGVGAALVVGNTVRLDIQARREEIGVLQLLGASDGFIRRPFLYLGAWYGLGAGAVALALIGAAGAALRVPLAELSRSYGSPFVLHGLDLLHGGLVLLGTLLLGWLGAWLVTGHFLRQTRPTDT is encoded by the coding sequence ATGGCGAAGAACGAAAACAGCGAAGCCGCCGCCCCCTCGCGCGTGGGCGTCTGGTTCCAGCACCACGCGCACAGCGTGGTGTTCAGCCTCGGCCGCGCCTGCCGCAAGCCGTGGGCGACCCTGCTGACGGTGATGGTCATGGCGCTGGCGCTGGCCCTGCCGCTGGGCCTGTCGATCGCGCTGGACAACCTCAAGCAGTTCGCCGGCAGCGTGCAGCAGTCGCGCGACATCAATGTGTTCCTGAAGGGCAACGTCGATGGCCCCGGCGCGCTGCGCCTGGCCGGCCAGCTGCGCGACCGCGATGACGTGGCCGAAGTGATCGTGCGTACGCCCGAGCAGGGCCTGCAGGAACTGCGCGACGCCGGCCTCGGCGAGGCGATCGACGCACTCAATGACAACCCGCTGCCCTCGCTGCTGGTGATCACCCCCGGCCAGGGCAAGGACGACGCGCGCCTGGCACGCGCGCTGGAGAGCCTGCCCGAGGCCGACCTGGTGCAGCACGATGCACTGTGGCGCCAGCGCCTGGATGCCTGGCTGGCGTTCGGCGCGCGGCTGGTGCAGGTGCTGTCGGTCCTGCTCGGCGTCGGTGCCGCGCTGGTGGTCGGCAACACCGTGCGCCTGGACATCCAGGCCCGCCGCGAAGAGATCGGCGTGCTGCAGCTGCTCGGCGCCAGTGATGGTTTCATCCGCCGCCCGTTCCTGTACCTGGGTGCGTGGTATGGCCTGGGCGCCGGCGCGGTTGCGCTGGCCCTGATCGGCGCCGCCGGTGCCGCGCTGCGCGTGCCGCTGGCCGAACTCTCGCGCAGCTACGGCAGCCCGTTCGTGCTGCACGGCCTGGACCTGCTGCACGGTGGCCTGGTCCTGCTCGGCACGCTGCTGCTGGGCTGGCTGGGTGCGTGGCTGGTCACCGGCCACTTCCTGCGCCAGACCCGACCGACCGACACCTGA
- the ftsE gene encoding cell division ATP-binding protein FtsE yields MSVLRFDNVSKQYAGGHQALTDVSFEVAPGEMLFVTGHSGAGKSTLLKLIHLDERPSRGAVVFDERNLLKVRGGDVPRHRRAVGAVYQDHRLLMDRSIAENVALPLILRGTRRGDISKRVRSVLERMGLGHREKALPSQLSAGEQQRVGIARAIVGEPKLLVADEPTGNLDPTLAAEIMALFAELPARGTSVLVVSHDLPLLRRMRKRVLILDHGRLVDDISPQDLAE; encoded by the coding sequence ATGAGTGTCCTGCGCTTCGACAATGTCAGCAAACAGTACGCCGGTGGCCACCAGGCACTGACCGATGTCAGCTTCGAGGTCGCGCCGGGCGAGATGCTGTTCGTCACCGGCCATTCCGGTGCGGGCAAAAGCACCCTGCTCAAGTTGATTCATCTGGACGAGCGGCCCAGCCGTGGCGCGGTGGTGTTCGACGAGCGCAACCTGCTGAAGGTGCGTGGCGGCGATGTGCCCCGCCACCGTCGCGCGGTGGGTGCGGTCTACCAGGACCACCGCCTGTTGATGGACCGCTCGATCGCCGAGAACGTGGCGCTGCCGCTGATCCTGCGCGGCACCCGCCGTGGCGACATCAGCAAGCGCGTGCGCTCGGTGCTGGAACGGATGGGCCTGGGCCACCGCGAGAAGGCGCTGCCCTCGCAGCTGTCGGCCGGTGAGCAGCAGCGCGTTGGCATCGCCCGCGCCATCGTCGGTGAGCCCAAGCTGCTGGTGGCCGATGAGCCGACCGGCAACCTCGACCCGACCCTGGCGGCGGAGATCATGGCCCTGTTCGCCGAGCTGCCCGCGCGCGGCACCAGCGTGCTGGTGGTGAGCCACGACCTGCCGCTGCTGCGCCGCATGCGCAAGCGCGTGCTGATCCTCGACCACGGCCGGCTGGTGGATGACATCTCGCCGCAGGACCTGGCGGAGTAA